The genomic interval ttattattattattattttatcaatcACGGtttaatcactttttttttcttttcaagtttcgcatttttacttttttaagtatttagtcttaactccatttttaattaataacttGTACTTTTTATTTCAATAGTAACAAATGAATAGTAATTGAAAAAGTGGTcccaataaattatttatattgaCATACGAAGCTCACTCttcaatttataatataaaagtatAAACTGATTTATAAGTAGAGAATGATCCATTTGTTTGCGTTTTGAAATTACGTTGTCATTACAGTATGAGAAGTATGAGTTTGTCACATTTACTGTTATTGATATTGTTACTATTAACGTAAATGTAAtatattcataattttagataaacGTGATGAAAATCAATCCAATTATATTTGCGATTCTATTCCTTTACGATTGATCTGAACTCCATTACGATTATACCAATTTTTATTATAGTTTGATGAATGTGAACTAAATtgctttttaaattttgttttttcaagaagAAATTGAACCTCGTTTTCAAAAAGAGAGGAAGGTTGAGGAAATTGACCAAATGTGAGTTTCCTGTTTCCTGTCTACGTAAACGTAAAATCAGTTCTAAAACAGAGGGTCATTATTCAAATTCCTACCAAATCTTCCAGCCTGTCACCACTCATATACAGTCTggcaataaattaaataaataataatattaatcatTTCTCATTTTCcgattttccctttttaaataaCCCTCAACAAAACGACAAACTAATATCATACGTGGCACTCCGATTCAAGGCACCTTCCCTTCCTTTATATACCCATCCTCATTTCTCCATTCTTCTTCGCTCAATCACCACTCGCTATCATCTGACTCACTGAGTTAACTCAACTcggaaagaaaaataagaaaaacgaACGAAATGGGCATTTGTGTGTCGTCCGATGCGATCAATGTTGCTACCGCGAAATTGATTCTTACAGACGGAACTTTGGTGGAGTTCTCTTACCCAGTTAAGGTTTCTTATATATTACAGAAACATCCGGCGAGTTTTATCTGCAACTCCGACGAGATGGACTTCGACGACGTCGTTTACGCCGTTGACGACGACGATGAGCTCCAACTGGGGCAGCTTTACTTTGCCTTGCCGTTGGACAGGTTGAATCAGCCGCTGCAGGCGGAGGAAATGGCGGCATTGGCCGTGAAGGCTAGCTCGGCGCTTATGAAGGCTGGCGGAGGAGGGACGGAAAAATGTGGATCTCGGCGGACGGCAATCTCACCGGTGACGTTTTCCGATGAGGAGTTTAGGAAGGGTCCGAGAAAGGGGTTGAAGAAGGGGAGTGGTAGAAGTAGAAAATTTACGGCGAAATTGAGTGCAATTCCGGAATAATGTAGTTTTTGTagggttaaaagtgtaaatatgATATGGTTCTAGTTTTGTTTTTTGGGCCTGTGGAGATGGAGAGGTTGCTTTGTGTGGATGTTTCGTTTCTTCCGCATCCCATGGCAATGACATGAGATTCTTTGTTGTCcacttttacatatttacccCTCAGTAAAAGAATATTCTAAAATATCTATTTCTCCAATTATTTTAGTGCAAATGCATTAATTTGATAGCTGAGCTGATCTTCCATCATTTTTAATTTGGAAAACTTTTAACTAAAACTTCCAACCAATAATTAGACTCTAAACGTTTCACTAATTATTGATTATTgttaattgttttcatttaattaaattaagtaaaattattcTCTCAAAATTATCTTAGTAAAGTAACAAAGAATAGAGGAATATAAGGGATTGAAAACtactcaaattaataaaagctcattattattttatttattttcaacattgtAATAGTAAGAAAATTTAATAGTGGATTTTTCAcacataaaattaaagaaaatggtTGGAACTAAATTGAGATTGGAGAAGCGCCTTCCAgacattttgtattttttgtcattatttcaTAAGTTGCACAAAGTTTGAAAAAGTAACTTTATAAAAATGGCATCTGAAAAGTAGTAAAACTGTTTTTTGTTTGGAAAATTTTCACccataaatttattaaattattcacataaatagtaaaagaaaaatattgataaatacTAATCAACTCTATCAGTATTTATCACATAATATCAATGaaagatttttattaatttttatcatcaatgtatattgataaacttttatcaatctctatcaatttttatcaaagagattaaattttactatttcgTATAAATAATATCGTTACTATTTATATTTGGAAACTTTCAGAAATGTTTAATAATTAATCTACAATACTTAATTTACTTAAAATTGAAGTGTTGGATTATGTCGGTTGATAATATAAtttcaatagaaaaaaaaaattatttcgaTAACTTAAATGGAAAATCAGTGGTTGTGGATACAAGTATAGATTCGTGGAGATTCTAACACCAATGATCAATGTTCAAATCAAGCTATTCGATGaattccaaaataataataatgataataagtAGGGATaatcatcttttattttctaaaaaagaatatatatttttaagattAAGGTCCTttctacaattttttaaaaagagcaTTTTATATGTCAAAAAATAATATGTCCTAATCATTTGGCTAACAACTTAAAAGGgtttttaaaaagtgaaaaagaaaatttattttattattattattgttattgttttaaaaaaagagttagCTTCTTTTGGATgttcttctttaaaaaaaaaaaaaatagtagggATGTTTTCGTACACAGACTTGGAATGCTAAACTTGAAAATGTTAAGTCTGAGATTAGGCTAGAAGGTCTAAGTAGCTGGGTTTAAGAAAACTATATTTAAAGTGTAGTCTTAGAAGTCTAGGTTTAAGAAACATGTGTTTGGACTGTAGGTTTAGGAAGGCTGGGAGTGGAGTGCAAATTTATAAATCTCGAGTTcgtgaaatattttcttatatttaatcaacaaatagattttatattattttaaattgatcatcttaattattttaatatagctaagtttaaaataatctaaaaaaattaggagagtatttttttaaattttgaaatagatatttgactaaattataagtttatttaatttattatattaataatttgatattttgattttactaggttttgaaataaattgttatatagaattttattactttaactaatttaaattagggtttccTACATATATagcttaaatatatatacttaattataCAATTGTGGTCTAATGAgctattattttatacaaaatctAGTCAAATTTACTTTTTAGCCATTCTAAATGTATctatgtaataataataatagtaacaatagtagtaataataataatacgaAAAGAAGCATATAAGGGATGTTTCTTGAAGTGATCGATTTACTGCCAggagaaatagaagaaaataaatgaaatctcaTAATATAAaggaaacatataaacaaaaagaattagaagaaagagaaagtgtattttaaaaaatattattgtaattaaaCTAAAAGCCTATTAGGAATgacttaaaaaaaactttttttcaaaatttcatttatatttaaacatttctagttaaaaaaaaaaaaactcattaaaataaaaacacacatATGTTTGACAACTTTTTGTTAATGgtatttttatatacaagtcTTTTAGTTTGTCATAtactaaaagtgtttttattaatgttttccaAAACTGGTTGGTGACTTCCAAAATTTAGACAGAGTCGGTGGTCGGAAGTGGTCACCAGAGGTGACTAACGACGGTTGCTGGAGATGGCCAACGGCGGCCGAAGTTAGGCCAAAGTCGGTGGCTAGAAGTTCACCGGCAGGGTCGTCGGAAGTTTGAGACTGGAGGTGGCTGGTGGCAGTCATTAGAGTTGGCTGGCGGTAGTTGTCAGAGTTGCCTGGCGGCGGTTGCCAGATGTGATGTTCGAAAGTTGGCCGACGACGGTCTAATGGgctattattttaaacaaaaatctaGTCCAATTTACTTTTTAGCCCTCCTTActaatcattttttattaaaaatgtgtgtatataataataataatactattaCGAAAAGAAGCATATAAGAGATATTTTTTGAAGTGATCGACATACCATTGGAAGAAATAGAAGTGAAATCTTCCAAAATAAaggaaacatataaacaaaaaagagaagagagagaattaaaaaatgatataataaataataataattaaaaagaacaaaaatccaaataaaaaaagaattagaagaaagagaaagtgtattttaaaacatattgttgtaattaaactaaaaacCTGTGtggaatgacttagaaaaaactgtttttcaaaaattcattttcatttaaacacttttgattaaaaaaaaaaactccttaaaataaaaacacacatATGTTTGATAATTCTATCTTAAAAGTACATTTGTATACCAGTTTGTTTAGTTTGATATATactatttttcataaattttttccAGTTGGTTGCTAGAGTCAGTGGTCGAAAGTTATATGGGTttggtgtttttgggcattttaattacattatcgaGGTTGAAGCCCATGTTGCTCGATTTGCAAGAGTTGTAAAGGAGTTTGGTACCACTTTGAGCAAGAACGGCAAAAGAACAATGTAGAAATTGCATTATGTGTTACAGTGTAACGGGAGAGCATAGTTACACTGCCTTTTACGCTGGAGCACAGAAAGGTAAGCATCGTCACGCTCCAACTGAGCATTGTTATgctgtaaattttttcaacctaaTATCACAATGCTCTTGTCGAGCATAACAACGCTGGCGTAATTTGAGACCAACGTTGCTACAATCTAGCCGAGTGTAGCGACGCTCCAAGGCATTGGGCGCATGCATCCCAAGCAGTTGGAAGTCGTGGGTTCGAGGCCAAATGTCAGTTTTTGGAGTAGTTTTGCcatttttatgtattttatgaaatttattgctttttaagtaattaaattaatataagagttttattaatttaattaatttgttaggAGTGCTAAATTTTGGTCTAATTTTTACGTTTGAATAatttacatgtgatgtatgattattttattatattgcataatgtatgccatagagtttaaaattccaccataggataaacatattatcatcatcaaatttaatacaagtgttatattatatagttgtatgatatattaagcatgctcatgcatcatattaaatataaatgttatattacatgATTGCATGCATTTATAATATGTCCATACAtcatactatattataattattatattatatagtttggatgatggatatgtgtttatttttcattactttataatataagtgttatgttatgtaataaaaatgaaaatgcatgaagcatgacattacttataAATTTTAACTGTTATACTTCacgtatgtcattagatgcatgtttataggttttaattatttcattgagttttataattgttaaagtttaatgaaattagaattaaaatctataatcaagagttgcatactaacataggttaaaattaattttaaatgatttaaaattgatttcacctAGATCTATGTTAAAACCTAGatctatttataatataattagaaATATGTTAaccttttatttttcctttttataggattaatttgactaataaaagattaaatttataaaatacttgtctataagggacctttgtctaaggaaggttctgtctAAGGCTGAGATATTTAAACTGATAAAAACAAaatacccctacttgggaactgacctggaaggtgaattaaaCAACTATTTTAtatgcatgcaataaatgattcaatttattaaatatttaataaatcaatcatatattgttaaactactcaatataaacgttatattgaATGACTTAGTTAAATTAGTTAGCCGGATTTATCTAAGTTCATAAATTTTAGGTTCTAAAACACTTAGCgggaggaaaagatgtatatgatatgtaaaATTTTTTACCCACGTTCTCCTTAAAAGTTTATACTATTAGATCCATGCTCGGCCTCGTGGTACCTTAGGCGTACCCAATATTAGGAAAGTATTTGCATTGGTCAATATCATGGTGGATGGAGAAAGTTGTTTATACTAAGTGGGAGAAGAATGTACGTCAACACATCTTATGACCTCCTTCATTAGTTTATAATGTTTTTCCATGTTCGGCCTCGTGATGCCTTGGGAGCGTCTCCCTTAGGAATATGTTTGCATGGAAAAGGACAGagcaaactccagaaatggataagatcaCTATAGTCAATTGCAACAATATGTTCTTCCCTGAGGTAGACTGATTGGGGTAGGGCTATAGGATTGAAAATgaaaggttacacttacaagaaaacatTAAGGTAGTTATTGATTTTTTGACCAAATCAAcggtaattaaatattataggaataagagttattctggtgtaatatttaattgagaatGTCTTAATTCAATGAAGGAATAACTATTTATCCTGAGGTGGatttattctaaatcactgaagtatcaatgcaaaattaaatgattttagGGTTCATTAAGAactttgctaaattgattggattaaCTGAGTTTTTTCTTGCATATCTAAAATAAGTAGTTTGTTTTGTATCAATATCTTGTAAACGTGACTAGACTTGTAATAACCTTGCTCGGTGCTTATAAGTTAACCAAGAAAAATTATGCTACTTGGAAAAATACGATTAACACTGTCTTGGTCATCGATGACCTCAAATTCGTCCTAACGGAGGAATGTCTTCCAGTTCCTAGACCCGCAACATCACGAATTGTTCTTGACGCCTATGACAGATGGACTAAGGCCAATGATTAGACCATAGTCTATATTTTGGCAAGATTAACTGAAGTCTTAGCCAAAAAGcttgagcccatgatcactgctTGCGAGATCTTAGAGTCATTGTGTGAGATGTTTAGGCAACCGACCACACATCTAAGGCATGAACTCCaaagtacatcttcaatgccaAAATGAACGAGGGATCATTTGTTAGGAAGCACGTCCTTAATACGATGGTCTACTTCAATGTGGCCGAGATGAACGTGGCTATCATAGACGAGTCCAACCAGGTAAGCTTTATTCTGGAAACTCTTTGGAAAAGTTTCCTCCTACAGTTGTGTAGCAATGCTGTCATGAACAGAATATAATACAACATTACCACCCTTCACAATGAGCTGCAGACTTATGAGTCCTTGATAAAAGTTAAACGACATCATGGAGAGACAAATGTTGCCAATTCCTCGAAAAATTTCCACAGGGGTTCAACCTCTAAGGTTAAGTCCACACCTCCTTCCTCAGGCTTTtagaagtggaagaagaagaaaggtggtaagggGAATAATGCTACCCTACTGATTGCTGCCCAAAAGAGCAAAAAGGTCGAGGTTCCAAGGAGAACTTGTTTTTATTGCAActaggatgggcactggaaaagaaactgcccaaagtatttggccgacaagaagaaggtgaaaaaaagtaaatttgatttacttgtttagtggaaaatgacgaTTTCACATGGATACTCAATTTAGAAGCCACTAACAACGTTTTTTCTTCATTACATGAAACTAGTTCATGGCAGCACCTAGAGGTTGGAGACATGACTTTGCGGGTTGGAACAGGACAGGTCGTCTCGATGGTTGTAGTAGGGAGcctgaagttgttttttttaactcaaATTTATATCATTGGATAATGTTTATTTTGTTCCTCATTtcaagaggaatttaatttctgTCTTTTGGAACAAAActataaaataacttttgtttGTGATAAAGCATTTATGTCAAAAAATGGTATTAATATATGTTCaataataaatgaaaacaacttatatgtgttaagaccgttAACATCTAAAATGCTCCATTATGTTGAAATGTTCAACACTGCAACCATGCAAGACAAAATACTTAAAGTTTCTCTAAAagaaatgcccatctttggcatttaagactgggtcacataaatctcaatagaattgagaggttggttaagaatggacttctaaaagagttagaagaaaattctttgcctGTATGCGAATCTTGTCTAaaaggtaaaatgacaaaacgaccttttattggaaatgaTCATAGAGCCAAAAAACCCTTGGAAATTATACATTCAGaactttgtggtctgatgagtgTTAAGGAAagaggaggatatgaatattttatcacttttgcagatgattattcaagatatgagtatgtttacTTAATACAACACAAGCCTGATACACtcgaaaagttcaaggagtacaaggctgaagttgaggatttattaggtaaaaaagattaaaacactttgatctgatcgaggtggagagtacatggatatgATAgttcaaaactatttgatagaacatgaaataacatttaaattCTCAGCACTTGatacacaaaaaataaaaaaaaaaaaaatggtgtatcagaaaggagaaatggaaccttgttagatatggttcgATCAATGATGAATTATGCTTCTTTACCTAACTTGTtctggggttatgcagtggagactgcaatcTATCTCTTGAACCAAGTTCCATAAAAAAGTATTTCTggaacaccttttgagttatgaaggggttgtaaaagtagtttacgacaTCTCAAGATTTGGGGGTGTCCAGCCCaagtgctagtgactaacccaatgAAATTGGAACCGTGTTCAaagttgtgcctctttgtaggctactcaaaggaaacaagaggtggtaTCTTTTATGATCTGaaagagaataaagtgtttgtatcgataaatgctactttcttgaaggaagaccacattagagAGCATAATCAAAGaagtaaaattgtattaaatgaGCTTTCTAGTGAAACTGCTGAATTTTCACCAagggttgttgaagaaccatgcatttcaacaagaattgttgatgcTGCTTCATCTAGTTACACACATCCTCCTCAAGAtttgagggagcctcgacgtagtgggagggttataacCCAACCTgcttgtgtttacaaactacgagattatcaggagaattaggataccaatcccaacaaagatAACCTTCACAAAATGATCTGAATGTTTGCCATATGGTAGTCCTTTCACCATGTTCTTCCTTGCTAATAATCTCAAGTCATCAAAGTTTAAATGctcaagtctcaagtgccaaatcCAAGATGAATCTTACaagggctagttgcataaatagaattcaagcccaaaataatagaatatgtagtacaaggataaaataattgcatatatagatcaaaaaatggtaaaagactaaaaaacccatgcctagccaccattttgtttgcttctttcctattttctcaaattaaaagctatcactgatagcagctatcagtggtttgatagcagctatcagtgataaccactGATAGCTGTTAACAACTGCTAtcgttgatagcttctatcagttgctatcgatgatagttgctatcagcgataactttcaatttgagaaaaattaatagaatcttgaaatattagcttttaatttgctatcaattattagtagctatcattgattcactttcatcaattggaatcaacgttgaaatattactacttaaggTTATCAgtggttatcaatgatagatttataaatagtgatcaattttgaaagaagaccaacaactttgattaccatagtagttatcactaataattttttattatggtcatcactgatagtagctatcagtcgttatcactgatagattttcatcaattagaatcaaccttaaactattaacacttaaggctatcaatgatagacttctatagctgtttatcacctttgaaaaaaactcgatatatagatatcacctaagttttatcaccgatatcactaacatcactcatattgtggttatcagtgatagcttctttcactgataacatcactaataagatgctatcaatgatctcactgatatcatgatGTCaatgatagttctctatcac from Benincasa hispida cultivar B227 chromosome 10, ASM972705v1, whole genome shotgun sequence carries:
- the LOC120088720 gene encoding uncharacterized protein LOC120088720, giving the protein MGICVSSDAINVATAKLILTDGTLVEFSYPVKVSYILQKHPASFICNSDEMDFDDVVYAVDDDDELQLGQLYFALPLDRLNQPLQAEEMAALAVKASSALMKAGGGGTEKCGSRRTAISPVTFSDEEFRKGPRKGLKKGSGRSRKFTAKLSAIPE